The Kozakia baliensis genome has a segment encoding these proteins:
- a CDS encoding IS701 family transposase produces MEEDWQADLEQWLVPYLEGLGNKTRRKMCPAYIAGLIGPGDRKSIQPMAVRSDAVPYDRLHHFIGAGLWDKAPLEATLWKQADDLVGGDGSWLIIDDTALPKKGKASVGVAPQYATALGKNANCQTMVSVTLASGEVPLMLSLRLFLPESWTGDVARMDKAGVPRALQNYRTKPEIALEEIDRVIAAGVRFGCVLADAGYGLSAPFRQALTARGLCWAVGIPRHQKVYPDDAQLIFPVAGRGRPRMRHVPDVTSVAAHTMLEGAKWRQISWRKGTKERLTARFAAIRVRIADGVPQRIGSAGAQHMPDEEAWLVGEHRSNGERKYYLANLPADTPIKVLAGAIKARWICEQAHQQLKEELGLDHFEGRSWSGLHRHALMSMMAYAFLQSRRLAQAGRKKKSPRAATATQSASSAAGHP; encoded by the coding sequence TTGGAAGAAGACTGGCAAGCGGATCTTGAGCAATGGCTCGTCCCGTATCTGGAAGGTCTTGGTAACAAGACGCGGCGTAAAATGTGCCCGGCCTATATCGCAGGTCTGATCGGGCCAGGAGATCGCAAGAGCATCCAGCCCATGGCCGTGCGCTCGGATGCGGTCCCCTATGACCGGCTACATCATTTCATCGGAGCCGGACTTTGGGACAAAGCTCCACTGGAAGCGACCTTGTGGAAACAGGCGGATGACCTGGTTGGTGGCGACGGATCCTGGCTGATCATCGATGACACTGCCTTGCCGAAGAAGGGCAAAGCCTCTGTTGGCGTTGCGCCCCAATACGCAACCGCACTAGGCAAGAATGCGAACTGCCAGACAATGGTCTCTGTGACACTGGCTTCGGGTGAAGTTCCCCTGATGCTGAGCCTGCGGTTGTTCCTGCCGGAAAGCTGGACAGGCGACGTCGCGCGCATGGATAAGGCAGGCGTACCTCGTGCCTTACAGAACTACCGTACGAAGCCTGAAATCGCGCTTGAGGAAATTGATCGCGTCATCGCAGCAGGTGTCCGCTTTGGCTGTGTGCTGGCTGATGCGGGTTACGGGTTGTCAGCCCCGTTTCGGCAGGCACTGACCGCACGGGGTCTTTGCTGGGCTGTCGGTATTCCACGACACCAGAAGGTCTATCCCGACGATGCTCAACTGATCTTCCCGGTTGCGGGCCGTGGTCGCCCACGGATGCGGCACGTTCCGGATGTCACGTCCGTGGCTGCACACACCATGCTCGAAGGGGCAAAGTGGCGGCAGATCAGTTGGCGCAAGGGAACGAAAGAACGTCTGACGGCTCGGTTCGCGGCCATACGCGTGCGCATCGCGGATGGCGTACCCCAGAGGATCGGCTCTGCCGGGGCCCAGCACATGCCGGACGAAGAAGCCTGGCTTGTGGGGGAGCATCGCTCGAATGGCGAACGCAAATACTATCTTGCGAACTTACCAGCCGACACGCCAATCAAGGTTCTGGCTGGCGCGATCAAAGCGCGCTGGATATGCGAACAGGCCCATCAGCAACTCAAGGAAGAGCTGGGCCTGGATCACTTTGAGGGACGATCCTGGAGCGGACTTCACCGCCATGCCTTGATGTCGATGATGGCCTACGCCTTTTTGCAATCCCGCAGGCTCGCTCAGGCGGGACGAAAAAAAAAGAGTCCTCGGGCCGCCACCGCAACCCAGTCTGCCAGCAGTGCGGCAGGCCATCCTTGA